From the genome of Tissierellales bacterium:
AAAAAGTTCCATATGAAATAGTAGATAGAAGACCAGGAGATATAGCAGAATGTTATGCTGATCCTAGAAAGGCCTATGAAGAATTAGGATGGAAGGCAGATAAAGATATTGTAGATATGTGTAAAGATGCATGGAATTGGCGAAGTAATAATCCTAATGGATATAATTAGGAGATAAAAGGTGCTGTTTGATAAGTGATTAATCACTTATCAAACAGCACCTTTTTAAATTGCAAATTAATTAACTAAATCTGTACATAATTGTAAATTTATGGTATAATAGCGTCGTTCATTAGACGAATAAATGACATAATTTATTTTAAATGATATAAGATGAAGATTATGTTATAAGATTCTAATAAAGTGATATAAGAATAAGGAGGAAGGATATGAAGAGGTTTCTAAGTCAAAAGGTTTTAGTAGTAT
Proteins encoded in this window:
- a CDS encoding UDP-glucose 4-epimerase, which encodes KVPYEIVDRRPGDIAECYADPRKAYEELGWKADKDIVDMCKDAWNWRSNNPNGYN